The Glandiceps talaboti chromosome 9, keGlaTala1.1, whole genome shotgun sequence genome window below encodes:
- the LOC144439741 gene encoding polycystin-1-like protein 2 — translation MHRGFVSIKWLAVTQTNNEPWHRYWYGITVYTGLRPRAGTKCKVALRIDGENGISRRILLDSKERELDLKSGSIHSLNAAVFDYLGQIERLQVTLCKSNGQDYDPWFLDRIEITDLTPEAEIKKYDFLCYGWFGKDNLVKTLDVAKEEDRRSFKHVLVNKLRLQLFNDYLWGSIFNRQLPSHFTRVQRLSCITSMLFLTMLVSAMFYNTGDKVAATKTIGYGEVTISLGTLYIAFISCLINIPPAILMVKLFEKSNRLSRILPMEIITTNVDGDGNTTRRNLLPSCCLILGWSLVITSILLSNFFLIMYSLDWGPEVSMQWLVSQLTSCALSAFLIDPLKAIIVAHGMSLAFFLLKKPLEVDNDEEFRQMLTPPAEEADGIADVQFPV, via the exons ATGCATCGTGGATTTGTGTCAATTAAG TGGCTTGCAGTCACTCAGACGAACAACGAGCCTTGGCACAGATACTGGTATGGCATAACTGTATATACTGGATTACGTCCTAGAGCCGGTACTAAGTGCAAGGTAGCACTGAGAATAGATGGCGAGAATGGGATCAGCCGAAGAATACTTCTTGACAGCAAGGAGAGAGAGTTG GATTTAAAGTCAGGAAGCATTCACTCCTTGAACGCTGCTGTGTTTGATTATTTGGGACAAATTGAACGACTACAAGTGACACTGTGTAAGTCAAACGGTCAAGACTACGATCCATGGTTCTTGGATAGAATTGAAATTACTGATTTGACACCCGAAGCAGAAATAAAGAA GTATGACTTTCTTTGCTATGGATGGTTTGGAAAGGACAACCTGGTAAAGACCCTGGACGTCGCAAAAGAAGAAGATCGGAGGAGCTTTAAACATGTGTTGGTCAACAAACTTCGCTTGCAACTGTTCAACGATTACTTGTGGGGTTCAATCTTCAACCGACAGCTACCAAGCCATTTTACCAGAGTACAGCGTTTGTCCTGTATTACATCCATGTTGTTTCTAACGATGTTGGTCAGTGCGATGTTCTACAATACTGGAGATAAAGTAGCAGCCACAAAAACTATTGGTTATGGTGAGGTGACCATTTCCCTGGGTACACTATATATTGCCTTCATATCTTGTCTTATAAATATACCACCGGCAATCCTGATGGTTAAATTGTTCGAGAAATCCAACCGCCTAAGCCGAATCCTGCCCATGGAAATCATAACTACCAATGTTGACGGTGATGGGAATACTACCAGACGCAATCTGTTGCCCAGCTGCTGTTTAATATTGGGCTGGAGTCTAGTGATCACCTCCATATTACTGTCAAACTTCTTCTTGATCATGTACAGTCTTGATTGGGGACCAGAAGTGTCAATGCAGTGGCTGGTATCTCAACTTACATCATGTGCATTGTCAGCTTTCCTGATTGACCCGTTGAAg GCTATTATCGTTGCCCATGGGATGTCACTTGCGTTCTTTCTCTTGAAAAAACCACTGGAAGTCGACAATGATGAAGAATTCCGACAGATGTTGACCCCTCCAGCAGAGGAGGCAGATGGAATAGCTGACGTGCAGTTTCCTGTATAG